Proteins found in one Meiothermus cerbereus DSM 11376 genomic segment:
- a CDS encoding cupredoxin domain-containing protein translates to MRQLLLLLMLGALMSCQPSSSSCVVIEALGIDRGFRVRGTNSADVTIRQGGCIEFVNVDPTGTVHLAQTKPNSGPPKDFSTPNLLPDPAQKERVVLNRAGEYEYICSLNTGNVVHARTMYGKITVR, encoded by the coding sequence ATGCGCCAGTTGTTGCTGCTGCTGATGTTGGGAGCGCTGATGTCGTGCCAGCCCAGTTCATCAAGCTGTGTGGTGATTGAGGCTTTGGGCATCGATCGGGGCTTCAGGGTGCGGGGCACCAACAGCGCAGACGTAACCATCCGCCAGGGGGGCTGCATCGAGTTTGTAAACGTCGACCCAACTGGGACTGTACATCTAGCGCAGACCAAACCGAACTCTGGCCCACCTAAGGACTTCAGCACGCCAAACTTGCTGCCCGATCCAGCACAAAAGGAAAGAGTAGTGCTCAACCGTGCGGGTGAATACGAGTACATCTGCTCGTTGAACACCGGCAATGTGGTACACGCCAGAACCATGTACGGCAAAATAACGGTTCGATAG
- a CDS encoding thrombospondin type 3 repeat-containing protein: MRKVGFIVLMLALILMPFVQARGPYRLQAITQFNLVADKGDVRTITCQYCHVSPNGGAPWNAFGNEVRANFKGNIGEALYETLKAMKDSDGDGYADVLEVFAGTLPGDANSKPLVTPQFLMQSLEKAGGLEIYKPK, encoded by the coding sequence ATGCGAAAAGTAGGCTTTATTGTGCTCATGCTGGCCCTGATTCTGATGCCTTTTGTGCAGGCTCGAGGGCCTTACCGTTTGCAGGCCATTACCCAGTTCAACCTTGTTGCCGATAAAGGCGATGTGCGCACGATTACCTGCCAGTACTGCCATGTCAGCCCCAACGGTGGGGCGCCCTGGAATGCTTTTGGCAACGAGGTGCGGGCGAACTTCAAGGGCAACATTGGCGAGGCCTTATACGAAACCCTGAAGGCCATGAAGGACTCCGACGGCGACGGCTACGCTGATGTGCTCGAGGTTTTTGCCGGAACCCTGCCGGGTGATGCCAACAGCAAACCCCTGGTTACGCCGCAGTTCCTGATGCAGAGCCTGGAAAAAGCCGGCGGGCTGGAAATCTACAAACCCAAATAA
- a CDS encoding SDR family oxidoreductase yields MASLRGKVALVTGASSGIGLEVARQLVASGVGVGLFARSQSKLAHIAGELGNSLALPGDVSRYEDLERAVQQLEARFGGLDFLINNAGVGIFKPVHELTPEEWQQVLQTNLTGAFYATKAAVPAMQKRGGGYIINIASLAGKNAFANGAAYNASKFGLLGFSEASMLDLRYYGIRVSSILPGSVDTPFAGNSTGASWKIQPQDVAQAVLYLLQSDPRVIPSQIDLRPSQPPKK; encoded by the coding sequence ATGGCAAGCTTGCGAGGAAAAGTCGCTTTGGTTACCGGAGCTTCTTCCGGTATTGGCCTTGAGGTCGCCAGGCAACTGGTTGCCAGTGGCGTGGGGGTGGGACTTTTTGCCCGTAGCCAGTCTAAGCTGGCTCATATTGCAGGCGAGCTGGGCAACAGCCTGGCCTTGCCGGGCGACGTGAGCCGCTACGAGGACCTCGAGCGGGCCGTACAGCAGCTCGAGGCCCGCTTTGGTGGCCTCGACTTCCTGATTAACAACGCTGGGGTGGGTATTTTCAAGCCTGTACACGAGCTGACCCCGGAAGAGTGGCAACAGGTTCTGCAAACCAACCTGACCGGCGCCTTTTATGCTACCAAAGCTGCCGTGCCGGCCATGCAGAAGCGCGGTGGGGGCTATATCATCAACATTGCTTCGCTCGCAGGTAAGAACGCCTTTGCCAATGGAGCTGCATATAATGCCAGTAAGTTTGGTCTGCTGGGTTTTTCTGAAGCCAGCATGCTCGACTTGCGCTACTACGGCATCCGGGTGAGCAGCATCCTGCCCGGCTCGGTAGACACCCCCTTTGCGGGCAACAGTACTGGGGCCTCGTGGAAAATTCAGCCACAAGACGTTGCTCAGGCTGTGCTGTACTTATTGCAAAGCGACCCTCGAGTCATTCCCAGCCAGATTGACCTGCGCCCCAGCCAGCCACCCAAAAAGTGA
- a CDS encoding maltose ABC transporter substrate-binding protein: MRKGILIGAIAALGLLGSAMAQGKITVWTHYGGPELAWLKQTAANFTKTSGTQVEVVEVPFGDIQNKFILGAPQGQAADLVVSIPHDWVGAMAAAGVLEPMGKYATSSYIQSLSDVAVDALTYRNQLFALPMFAESVALIYNKKLVKEAPKTWDEFLKVAQENTKGNSYGFLYDLANPYFNYGWFTAYGASVFGRTAQGVDASQTRLGGEAGVRAVSFIKDLRYRYRLIPEGVDYGVADSAFKEGALAMILNGPWAIGDYKKANIDFGIAPMPNPPGGGQWRPFVGVQGVAMNAYSRNKNAAANFAKLLVSTQNQVAFNKAGGRLPVSKQAVQQLRNDPVVAGFSATIALGSPMPNIPEMGKVWGPWGNALSQAVQKADTNVAQIVAAMVAEINRALSGR; encoded by the coding sequence ATGAGGAAAGGTATCTTAATTGGGGCTATAGCGGCCCTGGGTTTGCTGGGCTCGGCTATGGCCCAGGGTAAAATCACGGTTTGGACCCACTACGGTGGCCCCGAACTGGCCTGGCTCAAGCAGACCGCGGCTAATTTTACCAAGACCAGCGGCACCCAGGTGGAGGTGGTGGAGGTACCCTTTGGTGATATTCAGAACAAATTCATCCTGGGGGCACCCCAGGGCCAGGCCGCCGATCTGGTGGTGAGCATTCCCCACGACTGGGTGGGCGCCATGGCGGCTGCGGGCGTGCTCGAGCCCATGGGCAAGTATGCCACCAGCAGCTATATCCAAAGCCTGTCGGATGTGGCCGTTGATGCCCTGACCTACCGCAACCAGCTCTTTGCGCTGCCCATGTTTGCCGAGTCGGTAGCCCTCATCTACAACAAAAAGCTGGTCAAAGAGGCCCCCAAAACCTGGGATGAATTCCTTAAAGTGGCCCAAGAGAACACCAAGGGCAACTCCTATGGCTTCCTGTACGACCTGGCCAACCCCTACTTCAACTATGGCTGGTTCACGGCTTATGGGGCTAGCGTGTTTGGTCGCACGGCCCAGGGGGTAGATGCCAGCCAGACCCGTCTGGGTGGTGAGGCAGGCGTTCGTGCGGTGAGCTTTATCAAAGACCTGCGCTACCGTTACCGCCTGATTCCCGAAGGGGTCGACTACGGCGTGGCCGACAGTGCCTTTAAAGAAGGCGCACTGGCTATGATTCTCAACGGCCCTTGGGCCATTGGCGACTACAAAAAAGCCAACATTGACTTTGGCATTGCCCCCATGCCCAACCCGCCGGGTGGTGGGCAGTGGCGTCCGTTTGTGGGTGTGCAGGGCGTGGCGATGAACGCTTACTCGCGTAACAAAAACGCTGCCGCCAACTTTGCCAAGCTGCTGGTGAGCACCCAGAACCAGGTGGCCTTCAACAAGGCCGGTGGCCGTTTGCCGGTATCCAAGCAAGCGGTACAGCAGCTGCGCAACGACCCGGTGGTGGCCGGTTTCTCGGCGACCATCGCCCTGGGCTCGCCCATGCCCAACATTCCCGAGATGGGTAAGGTGTGGGGCCCCTGGGGCAATGCCCTTTCGCAGGCTGTCCAAAAAGCCGATACCAACGTAGCGCAGATTGTTGCGGCCATGGTGGCCGAAATTAACCGGGCCTTGTCGGGACGATAA